In Arthrobacter sp. UKPF54-2, the following are encoded in one genomic region:
- a CDS encoding DUF5997 family protein: MTSANSQSMKPATVAKKLGIYLPATPQEFQDSVITRADFAELQANPPEWLAELRRTGPHPRPVVAQKLNVSISGLARGGVEEALTTAEITALLQAPPAWLVAERATHAAVRAEAQRVKDEAAKKDAKKARAKAE; this comes from the coding sequence ATGACCTCTGCAAACTCCCAGTCCATGAAGCCGGCCACCGTTGCCAAGAAGCTTGGCATCTACCTGCCCGCAACACCCCAGGAGTTCCAGGATTCGGTTATCACCCGCGCTGATTTCGCCGAGCTCCAGGCCAACCCGCCGGAGTGGCTCGCCGAGCTTCGCCGCACCGGCCCGCACCCGCGCCCCGTTGTCGCGCAGAAGCTCAACGTCTCCATCAGCGGCCTGGCCCGCGGCGGTGTCGAGGAGGCGCTGACGACGGCGGAAATCACCGCCCTGCTGCAGGCTCCCCCGGCGTGGCTGGTCGCCGAGCGCGCCACCCACGCCGCCGTCCGCGCCGAAGCCCAGCGCGTCAAGGACGAGGCCGCGAAGAAGGACGCCAAGAAGGCCCGCGCCAAAGCCGAGTAG
- a CDS encoding helix-turn-helix domain-containing protein has product MYTVREAGPLVRELREERGWSQAELGRRANVSRTFVIDLESGKSTVETSKFMDVFQALGYEMAIRDRETGKVRW; this is encoded by the coding sequence ATGTACACAGTCCGTGAGGCCGGGCCGCTGGTCCGCGAACTCCGCGAGGAGCGGGGCTGGTCGCAGGCGGAACTGGGGCGCCGTGCGAACGTTTCGCGGACCTTCGTGATCGACCTCGAGTCGGGCAAGTCCACCGTGGAGACGTCTAAATTTATGGATGTCTTCCAGGCCCTGGGCTACGAGATGGCCATCCGCGACCGCGAGACGGGGAAGGTGCGATGGTGA
- a CDS encoding DEAD/DEAH box helicase family protein yields MGAGNSNFGFMLADWPELAQHPRRAEQFARIDPRASMFYARYTAERLVEWIYKVEPSLALPYKEDLNALLNEPAFKNLVGGVIGNKFTIIRKAGNNAVHNPVNPTIMGAELVLKELHHVCYWLARNYGKNGSQLPPSLAFDAGLLAPAPKAAAPQQSPAQLQQLEADLKAKDEALAEAAAANEDLAAQLQQIQAQIAAAKKQNQAVPDDHDYDEALTRKHLIDLDLNEAGWPLSNPEDREFPVDTMPTASGTLTGTGFIDYVLWGDDGLPLAVVEAKRTTKDPHVGKQQAKLYADCLERRYGRRPVIYYTSGYETWIWDDSMYPERRIQGFHTKDQLQLLVDRRTSRNPLAEQPIDNTIVERAYQHTAIRAVTEAYESQHQRKALVVMATGTGKTRTVVALAKLLQEANWAKRVLFLADRTALVRQAANAFKTHLPGSGPVVLGSGEEADSRIHVATYPTMMNLINKTTGTLGQRRFGIGHYDLIVIDEAHRSVYQKYRAIFEYFDSLLIGLTATPQSEVDRNTYSLFDIEDNVPTFAYGLNDAIDAGFLVPPRVVPVPLKFPYEGIRYDDLSDAEKEQWDELEWNEDGEIPDEIDPAVVNSWLFNTDTVDKALEVLMTHGHKVAGGDRLGKTIIFAKNSRHAEFIAKRFDHHYPQYKGHFARVVTYQVNYAQTLIDDFSKSDSNPHVAISVDMLDTGVDVPEAVNLVFFKMVRSKTKFWQMVGRGTRLCPDLFGPGQDKQDFLIFDLCRNAEYFNAGMPGNEGTVAKSLAEITFATRAKILRAATDLSWAPADGYVEGLRSALRHTIDRLPRENFLVKPARQWVDRFAEDQTWTALAGEDFDALEHDLARLASIGALPDTEEAKRFDCTMYQAQLAALTDPAGLVGFRRKIQSVAAALHDQPNVPAIAAKMVLLETVLDDGEWESVSPEWLESIRSQLRDLVHLIEKRKRNVVYTNFQDELGELEEIELAGASTGFMDFSRYREKTRLYLADYQDHTTIQRLRRNRQLTDQDLEELGRILAESGVGTPVDLERAGTEGLGLFVRSLVGLDRDAVEEALAEFISDTALTASQLDFLQLLVNQLTENGVVKPDALFKSPYSELAPSGPDELFGEERAVRLISTLRAIESSARVG; encoded by the coding sequence ATGGGGGCAGGTAACAGCAATTTCGGGTTCATGCTGGCCGACTGGCCGGAGCTGGCACAGCACCCCCGGCGCGCTGAGCAGTTCGCCCGGATCGATCCCCGCGCCTCCATGTTCTACGCGCGGTACACCGCCGAGCGCCTGGTGGAATGGATCTACAAGGTGGAGCCGTCCCTTGCCCTGCCGTACAAGGAGGATCTCAACGCGCTCCTCAACGAACCGGCGTTCAAAAACCTCGTCGGCGGGGTGATTGGCAACAAGTTCACCATCATCCGCAAGGCCGGTAATAACGCGGTCCACAACCCGGTCAACCCCACAATCATGGGCGCGGAGCTGGTCCTCAAAGAGCTGCACCACGTTTGCTACTGGCTTGCCCGGAACTACGGCAAGAACGGCAGCCAGCTGCCGCCGTCGTTAGCGTTTGACGCCGGCCTCCTGGCCCCGGCACCCAAAGCGGCGGCCCCACAGCAGTCCCCGGCGCAGTTGCAGCAACTGGAAGCGGACCTCAAGGCCAAGGATGAGGCCCTGGCGGAAGCTGCTGCGGCGAACGAGGATCTCGCAGCACAACTGCAGCAGATCCAGGCCCAGATAGCCGCGGCCAAGAAGCAGAACCAGGCCGTCCCGGACGACCACGACTACGACGAAGCGCTGACCCGCAAGCACCTCATCGATCTGGATCTCAACGAGGCCGGCTGGCCACTCAGCAACCCCGAAGACCGCGAGTTCCCGGTGGACACTATGCCCACCGCTTCGGGGACACTTACCGGCACGGGGTTCATTGACTACGTTCTGTGGGGCGACGACGGTTTGCCGCTAGCCGTGGTTGAGGCCAAGCGCACCACCAAGGACCCGCACGTCGGCAAGCAGCAGGCCAAGCTGTACGCCGACTGTCTGGAACGCCGCTACGGACGCCGCCCGGTCATCTACTACACCTCCGGTTATGAGACGTGGATCTGGGACGACTCGATGTATCCCGAACGCAGGATCCAGGGATTCCACACGAAGGACCAGCTCCAGCTTCTGGTAGACCGCCGGACCAGCCGGAATCCTCTGGCGGAACAGCCCATCGACAACACGATCGTCGAGCGCGCCTATCAGCACACCGCCATCCGCGCCGTCACGGAAGCCTACGAAAGCCAGCACCAGCGCAAAGCCTTGGTTGTGATGGCGACCGGTACCGGCAAGACGCGCACCGTCGTCGCGCTGGCCAAACTGCTGCAGGAAGCCAACTGGGCCAAGCGGGTGCTGTTCCTGGCCGACCGCACCGCCCTCGTCAGGCAGGCGGCCAACGCGTTCAAGACGCACCTGCCCGGTTCCGGACCCGTCGTCCTCGGATCGGGCGAGGAAGCTGACAGCCGCATCCACGTGGCCACCTACCCGACCATGATGAACCTCATCAACAAGACCACGGGAACGCTGGGCCAGCGGCGGTTCGGCATCGGCCACTACGACCTGATCGTCATCGACGAGGCACACCGATCGGTCTACCAGAAGTACCGGGCGATCTTCGAGTACTTCGACTCCCTGCTGATCGGCCTGACCGCCACGCCGCAGTCGGAGGTGGACCGCAACACCTACAGCCTCTTCGACATCGAGGACAACGTCCCCACCTTCGCTTACGGGCTGAACGACGCCATCGACGCCGGATTCCTGGTACCGCCACGCGTGGTGCCCGTACCGCTCAAGTTCCCCTACGAGGGCATCCGCTACGACGACCTCAGCGACGCCGAAAAGGAACAATGGGACGAACTGGAGTGGAACGAGGACGGCGAGATACCCGACGAAATTGATCCCGCCGTCGTGAACTCCTGGCTGTTCAACACCGATACCGTGGACAAGGCACTGGAAGTGCTCATGACACACGGACACAAGGTGGCCGGCGGGGACCGGCTGGGCAAGACCATCATCTTCGCCAAAAACAGCCGGCACGCCGAGTTCATCGCCAAGCGGTTCGACCACCACTATCCGCAGTACAAAGGCCACTTTGCCCGCGTGGTCACCTACCAGGTCAACTACGCCCAGACCTTGATCGACGACTTCTCCAAGAGCGACAGCAACCCGCATGTCGCGATCTCCGTGGACATGCTGGATACGGGCGTCGACGTCCCCGAGGCCGTCAACCTGGTGTTCTTCAAGATGGTCCGGTCCAAGACCAAGTTCTGGCAAATGGTTGGCCGCGGCACCCGATTGTGCCCCGACCTGTTTGGTCCGGGCCAGGACAAGCAAGACTTTCTGATCTTCGACCTGTGCCGCAACGCCGAGTACTTCAACGCCGGAATGCCCGGGAACGAAGGCACCGTGGCAAAGTCGCTGGCCGAAATTACGTTTGCTACCAGGGCCAAAATTCTGCGCGCGGCCACGGATCTGTCCTGGGCTCCCGCCGACGGTTATGTGGAAGGGCTGCGATCAGCGCTCCGGCACACCATTGACAGGCTTCCGCGTGAGAACTTCCTGGTGAAACCGGCCCGGCAATGGGTGGACCGGTTCGCCGAAGACCAGACCTGGACCGCCCTCGCCGGTGAAGACTTTGACGCCCTGGAACACGATCTGGCCCGGCTGGCCAGCATCGGCGCCCTTCCCGACACCGAGGAAGCAAAGCGCTTCGACTGCACCATGTACCAGGCGCAACTGGCGGCACTGACGGACCCTGCGGGTCTTGTCGGCTTCCGGCGGAAGATCCAGTCCGTGGCAGCAGCCCTCCACGACCAGCCCAACGTTCCGGCCATCGCCGCAAAGATGGTCCTGCTTGAGACCGTTCTCGACGACGGCGAGTGGGAGTCCGTGTCGCCGGAATGGCTCGAGTCCATCCGATCCCAGCTGCGGGACCTCGTGCACCTGATCGAGAAGCGCAAGCGCAACGTCGTGTACACCAACTTCCAGGACGAGCTCGGAGAACTTGAAGAGATCGAACTCGCCGGGGCCAGCACCGGCTTCATGGACTTCAGCCGGTACCGGGAGAAGACGCGGCTGTACCTGGCCGACTATCAGGACCACACCACCATCCAGCGGCTGAGGCGGAACAGGCAGCTGACAGACCAAGATCTTGAGGAGCTGGGCCGCATTTTGGCCGAAAGCGGCGTGGGCACCCCCGTGGACCTGGAGCGGGCGGGCACGGAGGGGCTGGGACTGTTCGTGCGCTCCCTCGTGGGCCTTGACCGCGACGCCGTGGAAGAGGCCCTCGCGGAGTTCATTTCTGACACCGCTCTCACCGCGTCACAGCTGGACTTCCTCCAACTCCTGGTCAACCAGCTCACCGAGAACGGCGTGGTCAAGCCCGATGCGCTCTTCAAATCGCCCTACAGCGAGCTGGCCCCCAGTGGGCCGGACGAACTCTTCGGCGAGGAGCGCGCGGTCCGGCTCATCAGCACGCTCAGAGCGATCGAAAGCAGCGCCCGCGTGGGCTAG
- a CDS encoding type II toxin-antitoxin system HipA family toxin, whose translation MVTRALDVFMDGTLCGRVEQTPSGNLTFRYRPEYQAMPDATPLSLSMPLAAALHKKRAVLPFLQGLLPDSDGAMRTIARRFGVSPSNPFAILEHIGTDVAGALQFAAPGHESSDATISRRGVRPVTTSEVAEMLDRVVAEYEDGTPYNDAAGRFSLAGAQPKIALHRLPDGSWGVPTDALPTTHILKPAAGNFSRLDVVEQLTMRAAQFLGLNVAKSELAKIGDWDVFVTERYDREVAGDGTWRRLHQEDLCQSLSVSPAKKYQHRDGGPGMSDMAALVRSLPEEADRRDTGEALYRALVFNTVVAGTDAHAKNYSLLLSGRRARLAPLYDLASYAPYWDGESGIDLAMSVKGEYRLQRISSTMLVAAGAPFGVAEDRADAIVNHFRQHMVEAFDSARDDLSGWMDSLPKVAEDTAANIRRLPLVLATGAD comes from the coding sequence ATGGTGACCCGGGCCCTCGACGTCTTTATGGACGGAACCCTGTGCGGGCGGGTCGAGCAGACGCCGTCAGGCAATCTGACGTTCCGCTACCGGCCCGAGTACCAGGCCATGCCGGATGCCACCCCACTCTCGCTGTCGATGCCGTTGGCCGCCGCCCTGCACAAGAAGCGGGCAGTCCTGCCTTTCCTGCAGGGTCTCCTGCCGGACAGCGACGGGGCGATGCGCACGATTGCGCGGCGCTTTGGCGTATCGCCGTCCAATCCGTTTGCCATCCTCGAGCACATCGGTACGGATGTCGCCGGCGCCCTCCAATTTGCTGCGCCAGGCCATGAGTCTTCCGACGCGACTATTTCCCGGCGTGGCGTCCGGCCCGTCACCACTTCCGAAGTTGCCGAGATGTTGGACCGCGTTGTCGCCGAGTATGAGGACGGAACACCGTACAACGATGCGGCCGGACGCTTCAGCCTTGCGGGTGCGCAGCCCAAGATTGCCCTGCACCGGCTTCCGGACGGCAGTTGGGGAGTGCCCACGGATGCCCTACCCACCACCCACATCCTGAAGCCGGCTGCGGGGAACTTCAGCAGGCTCGACGTCGTCGAACAGCTGACCATGCGCGCCGCTCAGTTCCTGGGGCTCAATGTGGCGAAATCCGAGCTCGCAAAGATCGGCGACTGGGACGTGTTCGTCACGGAGCGTTATGACCGCGAGGTGGCCGGAGACGGAACATGGCGCCGGCTCCACCAGGAAGACCTCTGCCAGTCATTGAGTGTGTCGCCGGCCAAGAAGTACCAGCACCGGGACGGCGGGCCAGGCATGTCGGACATGGCGGCCCTGGTGCGGTCCCTGCCCGAAGAGGCCGACCGACGGGACACCGGGGAGGCCCTTTACAGGGCGTTGGTCTTCAATACCGTGGTGGCCGGTACCGACGCCCACGCCAAGAATTATTCCCTGCTGCTGAGTGGCCGGCGGGCGCGGCTTGCCCCCCTGTACGACCTCGCAAGCTATGCGCCCTATTGGGACGGGGAATCCGGCATCGACCTGGCAATGAGCGTGAAGGGTGAGTACCGGCTGCAGCGCATCAGCAGCACGATGCTGGTCGCCGCCGGTGCTCCGTTCGGCGTCGCGGAGGACCGCGCGGACGCGATTGTGAACCATTTCAGGCAGCACATGGTGGAGGCCTTCGACTCAGCCCGGGACGATCTCTCCGGCTGGATGGATTCCTTGCCGAAGGTCGCCGAGGATACGGCGGCCAACATCCGGAGGCTGCCCCTGGTGCTGGCCACGGGCGCGGACTAG
- a CDS encoding restriction endonuclease subunit S — MRTVTLGEVCRIESGGTPSRKDPGNFGGQIPWVKIGDMLQGQVTGTAETISETGLSTSTAKLWPAGTLLVSIFATIGRTAVLGIPASSNQAIAGLQVDPKQADTSYLRHFLDASVGLLSASGRGIAQNNINLSMLKAWRVPLPPLDEQRRIAAILDNADELRTKRRQALAHLDTLTQSIFQRMESEVSSVPRMKLAEVCIRIQTGPFGSLLHKGDYVDGGVPLVNPMHIRDGKIVADSSFSVSVAKFTDLESFRLLAGDVVLGRRGEIGRCAEVLESHGPMLCGTGSLIIRPSAKHLVSTYLCAVLSGREARNRLTGAAQGATMLNLNTKIVGNLEIAVPPLELQQAFATRVAAVERLKETHRKHLAELDALFASLQDRAFKGEL; from the coding sequence GTGAGGACCGTAACGCTGGGGGAAGTCTGTCGCATTGAATCGGGGGGGACTCCGAGCCGTAAAGATCCCGGAAATTTCGGTGGACAAATTCCATGGGTGAAGATCGGCGACATGCTGCAGGGCCAGGTGACTGGGACAGCCGAGACAATCAGTGAAACTGGGCTATCAACAAGCACAGCCAAGCTCTGGCCAGCTGGAACGCTCTTAGTTTCCATATTCGCCACCATCGGCAGAACCGCAGTCCTCGGGATTCCCGCAAGCAGCAACCAGGCGATTGCCGGGTTGCAGGTCGACCCTAAACAAGCCGATACCAGCTATCTGCGCCACTTTCTTGATGCCTCGGTTGGTTTGTTGTCGGCTAGCGGTCGGGGTATTGCTCAGAACAATATCAATCTTTCAATGCTGAAGGCATGGCGGGTTCCACTTCCACCTCTCGACGAGCAGCGGCGGATCGCGGCGATCCTGGACAATGCCGACGAACTCCGCACCAAGCGCCGCCAAGCCCTCGCCCACCTCGACACCCTCACCCAGTCGATCTTCCAGCGAATGGAAAGCGAAGTCAGCTCGGTTCCCCGCATGAAGTTGGCTGAGGTCTGCATCCGTATCCAAACCGGCCCATTCGGGTCACTCCTCCACAAGGGAGACTACGTGGATGGCGGTGTTCCTCTTGTGAATCCAATGCATATACGAGACGGCAAGATCGTCGCGGACTCGTCCTTTTCCGTATCGGTCGCCAAGTTCACTGACCTCGAAAGCTTTCGGCTCTTGGCCGGAGATGTCGTTCTCGGCAGGCGCGGTGAGATCGGGCGTTGCGCCGAAGTCCTTGAGAGCCATGGACCTATGTTGTGTGGAACGGGATCTCTCATCATCCGACCCTCTGCGAAGCACCTTGTTTCCACCTATCTATGCGCGGTTCTGTCCGGTCGAGAGGCCAGAAATAGACTTACGGGAGCAGCTCAAGGCGCGACAATGCTGAATCTGAATACGAAGATCGTGGGAAATCTCGAAATCGCCGTTCCTCCCCTCGAACTCCAGCAGGCCTTTGCGACCCGCGTCGCTGCCGTCGAACGCCTGAAGGAAACCCACCGGAAGCACCTTGCCGAACTGGACGCGCTGTTCGCTTCCCTCCAGGATCGCGCGTTCAAAGGAGAGCTGTGA
- a CDS encoding LysR family substrate-binding domain-containing protein: protein MSAEEEIAQSHDEPAPETRELSFAYVAGVTPGKWIRRWEERMPDVPLRSFMSDDGAQLTVLRDGSADLSFVRLPVEREGLSVIPLYEEQPVVVAPKGHEISVFEEVALADLATETFLDVAALGGPEQALQVVASGAGLVVLPMSVARHFNVKDTVARKLTGAPTTEIALAWPSESTDEVIEEFIGIVRGRTAASSRQPSAQQEKPKREPKPDRRGPAVKKPKVAQRYAPNPDKGRGKGSRKKGKR, encoded by the coding sequence GTGTCCGCAGAAGAAGAAATCGCCCAGTCCCACGACGAACCGGCCCCCGAGACGCGGGAGCTGAGCTTCGCCTACGTGGCCGGAGTGACGCCCGGCAAGTGGATCCGCCGCTGGGAAGAGCGGATGCCCGACGTTCCGCTGCGGTCCTTTATGTCCGACGACGGCGCCCAGCTCACCGTGCTGCGCGACGGCTCCGCGGACCTGAGCTTCGTCCGGCTGCCGGTGGAGCGAGAGGGCCTCAGCGTCATCCCGCTCTACGAGGAGCAGCCCGTGGTGGTGGCGCCCAAGGGCCACGAGATTTCTGTGTTCGAGGAGGTGGCGCTGGCGGACCTGGCTACCGAGACGTTCCTGGATGTTGCTGCCTTGGGCGGACCGGAACAGGCCCTGCAGGTGGTTGCCAGCGGCGCGGGCCTGGTGGTCCTGCCGATGTCCGTGGCGCGCCACTTCAACGTCAAGGACACGGTGGCCCGGAAGCTCACCGGCGCGCCGACCACCGAAATTGCCCTGGCCTGGCCGAGCGAGTCCACCGACGAGGTGATCGAGGAGTTCATCGGGATTGTCCGCGGCCGCACCGCGGCGAGTTCCCGGCAGCCGTCCGCGCAGCAGGAGAAGCCCAAACGCGAACCGAAACCGGACCGGCGCGGCCCCGCGGTCAAGAAACCCAAGGTGGCGCAGCGCTACGCGCCGAACCCGGACAAGGGCCGCGGCAAGGGCTCCCGGAAAAAGGGCAAGCGCTAG
- a CDS encoding restriction endonuclease — protein sequence MTQTTEQGGIPKWHGFMTPILRVLSDGQARTRTELTKQAMDVLGLPEELRAVRLGSGDLKAKGRVGWAISHLIAATALARPDNALYVITDVGQQLLTRYPEGLAQAQLREVEAYRRHQAEVRAARRETSPSPEIEILDEDADPTDVIEAAIDRIHAETGSSLLSRILASSPDFFEHAVVDLLLKMGYGGAEQRGRRIGGSGDGGIDGVIDQDALGLDRVYIQAKRYSAENTVGREAIQAFVGALHGVSASKGVFITTSRFSQGAKDYAANIPTRTILIDGTRLVNLMIKYRVGVQVKQSYDVVELDEDFF from the coding sequence ATGACCCAAACCACAGAGCAGGGCGGCATCCCCAAGTGGCACGGGTTCATGACCCCCATCCTCCGGGTCCTGTCAGACGGACAAGCTCGTACCCGGACGGAGCTCACCAAACAGGCGATGGACGTTCTTGGCCTGCCCGAGGAACTGCGCGCCGTTCGCCTGGGTTCCGGAGACCTCAAGGCAAAGGGGCGCGTCGGCTGGGCAATCTCCCACCTGATCGCCGCCACCGCCCTGGCCCGGCCGGATAACGCTCTCTATGTCATTACGGATGTCGGGCAGCAACTCCTCACGAGATACCCCGAAGGGCTGGCGCAGGCTCAGTTGCGCGAAGTGGAGGCCTACCGTCGGCATCAGGCAGAAGTGCGCGCCGCGCGTCGAGAGACATCTCCGTCGCCGGAGATCGAAATCCTGGACGAAGACGCAGATCCTACCGACGTTATTGAAGCCGCCATCGATCGAATTCACGCCGAAACTGGATCGTCGCTGTTAAGTCGGATCCTGGCAAGCTCCCCTGATTTTTTTGAGCATGCGGTCGTGGATCTTCTCCTGAAGATGGGTTACGGGGGAGCCGAGCAGCGAGGCCGCCGCATTGGCGGTTCCGGCGACGGCGGGATCGACGGCGTCATTGACCAGGATGCGCTTGGCCTTGACCGCGTCTACATCCAAGCCAAGCGGTACAGCGCGGAGAACACCGTTGGCCGGGAAGCCATTCAGGCCTTCGTTGGGGCTCTTCATGGTGTCTCCGCGTCCAAGGGCGTGTTCATTACCACCAGCCGATTTTCGCAAGGTGCCAAGGACTATGCCGCCAACATCCCCACCCGGACGATCCTGATCGACGGCACACGGCTGGTGAACCTCATGATCAAGTACCGCGTGGGCGTTCAGGTGAAACAAAGCTACGACGTGGTGGAACTCGACGAAGACTTCTTCTAA